The following DNA comes from Geobacter sp..
TCCTTGCCACCCATGCCGCCCGGAACGGTGAGGTCAAGCAGGATGGCGTCAAAGGGGGCTCCCCTTTCAAGGGCAGCGGCATGGCGTGCCACGGCCTCCCGGCCGTCGGCGCAGGATTCGGCCTGATATCCCAGCGTCTTGAGCATGGATACGGCAAGGGTCCGTATCATCTCTTCGTCGTCCATTACCAGAATCTTGCCATGCCCCGTCGGTGAGGGAATTACCGGTTCGTTATCCGGTATTTCCTTTGTCTGGGCCTTTACGGCAGGTATCAGCAGGGTAAATGCGCTTCCTTCGCCTATCTTGGAGGAGGCCGTCACCATGCCGCCGTGCCGTTTCAGGATCGAATAGACCGAAGCCAGGCCAAGGCCGCTCCCCTGGGATTTGGTGGTAAAATAGGGGTCGAATATCCGCGGCAGAAGCTCCGCAGGGATGCCGGCTCCCCGGTCAATGATGGTAACCCTGATATACCTCCCCGCCTGGACCGGTAACGGATCACTTTCGTGGACAACCACATTCTCGGTCTTTACCGTGACTGTGCCCCCTTCGGGCATGGCCTGCTTGGCGTTGATCAGCAGATTGTTGATCACCTGGCTCATCTGGCCTGCATCGACATCGCTCCACCACGTGTCCGGGAGGAAGTCCACCTCGCCTTTCACGTTTGCACCGCGCAGGACAAAGGAGAGGCACTCGGTAATGAGCTGTTGGGTGTCGACCGCCTTCCTGACCGGCTCTCCGCCCCGGGAAAAGGTCAAGAGCTGTCGGGTCAGTTCGCTTGCCCGCTGGGCCGCCTTCTCGCAATCGGCCAGACGCAGGAATGCTGCGTGGTCTTCGCCGATCAGCATCCGGGCAAAGGAGACATTCCCCAGAATGCCGGTAAGAATGTTGTTGAAGTCGTGGGCGATACCGCCGGCAAGGACGCCGAGCGATTCCAGCCGCTGGCTCTTGTCCCGTTCCTCCTGGAGATTGATGCGGGCCGTCACGTCGATGTCCACCCCATTCAGGCCGCTGAATCGACCGCTGGCGTCGAAGACCGGTCCGCCGCTTGATTCCATGTAGCGCCAGCTTCCGTCCCGGTGGCGCCAGCGCAGGAGCATTCCGTGCCAGCTGTTGCCGTTGCGCTTGGCGCGGGCTATAACCTTCCTGACCGAATCGTGGTCGTCCGGATGGATCAGGTCGAACAGGTTCATGGCCAGGAATTCCTCGACCTGGTATCCCAGCAATCCCTCAACATAGCGGTTCGAATAGGTGTGTCTGATCTGGTCGTCCGTCGACCAGATCCAGGCAGCGGCCTGCTGTATCAGCGAGCGGTAGCGGTTTTCGCTCTCCAGGAGGGCCTCCCTGGTCTTTCTCCGCTCGGTGGTGTCTCTGAACGTCCCGGCAATGCACGACTGCCCTCCCATGATCAGATGGGCGGCATTGATATCGGCATAGAATGCCGATCCGTCTTTTCTCTGCACCAGCACATCCTCGGCAGACGTAACTTCCTTACGCACGATGCGGTCGAAAAGGTCCAAGGTTTCCTGGAGATGCTCCGGCGGATGCATCTGCTCGATGTTAAGCCCCAGCAGTTCGTCATGTTCATAGCCGAGCATCAGGCAGGCGGTCCTGTTGGCCTCGATAATCTTCCTCTGTTCAATATCCGCAATCAGGATACCATCGATGGCATGGTCGAAGATGGAGCGGAATTTGTCTTCCGATTCCCGCAAAAGCGTTTCCGCCTGCTTGCGTTCGGTTATGTCGGCAATGACCCCCACCAGGGAGATGAAAGTGCCGTCCCGATCGACATGGCGCCTGCCGCTCAGGTAGCCCCAGAAGTCGGATCCGTCCTTGCGGACGAAGCGCCGCTCGGTGTTGACATTGTCGATCTCTCCGGAAATGAGCATCTGCATCCGGCTGTCCCCGGTGTCGCGCTCGGCCGGATGTACGTGGTCGGGGTAGTGTGAGCCGATCAGCTCGGTCAGGGGGTAGCCAAACATGACGGCCATACGCTCGTTGGCAAGGGTAATCACTCCCTTGGGGTCGACGAGCAGGATTCCGGCCTGGGAGGTGTCGAAGATCACCCGTAATTCTTCCTCGCGCAGGGCCAGTTCCCGTTCGATGGCCTTTTTTTCGGTCACGTCGACGACATTGTTCAGCATGCACTCCTGGCCTTCATAGATGAACGGGACTGCCGAGGTATAGGTCTGCATCAGGGTTCCATCTTTGCAACGCAGGGCAAGCTCGATGTTGCGGGCGGCCCCCTGCTCCCGGACCGGGGCCACGAGCCGTTCCCGGTCATCGGGCGAGTAAATGTCGAGGCTGAGGGAGGTGTTGCCGATGAGTTCGCTGTTCGAATAGCCGAACAGCTTTTCAAAGGTGGCGTTGACCGAGAGAAAGGTGCCGTCGCCGAGCCGCGTGATGGCGATGGCCGCAGGTGAGCTGTCGAGGATGGTGGAGAGCAGCTTTTGTCGGTCGGCCAGTTCCGCTGTCCGGCTGGTAACGGCTCGCCGGAGGGCGCGGTTCCAGAATGCGAGGACGACGATGATGACCATTGCCACGACGCCGAGCAGAAGGAGGTACTTCAGGGGTGTGGTTTCGAGAATTGCGTGCCCATTCCATTTCCGTTCAATGGCCTGGTACTCTGCCGGTGTGATGGTGGCAAAGCCGTCCTTCACTACCTGCAGCAGTTCCCGGTTTCCCTTGGCCACAGCCCGGTGAAGTTCTCCGCTGTACATGGGCGCGGTCTCGCGGAAACGGTCCTGGATGCCCAGTTTGTTGAGATAATAGAGGGCGGGCGGCCGGTCTACGGTAAAGACCTTGATCTTGCCGGCACGGGCCGCCTCGATGATCTTTTCGTAGCTGGGATATTCGACAATGTTGGTGATGCCGTTTTTCCTGAGGATGCTGAGGACATTACCCCCTGCCTTGGCGGCAACAGTGAAGCCCTGGAGGTCGGTAACGCCGCGAATGCCCGTGATGTCTGCATGGAAAAAGAGCGGCACGGGAATGATTGCGTATGGAGGGGTGAAATCGTAAATCTTCTCGCGATTTTCATTGCGGAAGATCGTGTCGATGACATCAAATTCCCCTTCCATCATGCGCTGTTGGGCCTCGGCCCAGTTCATGGCATGCAGCTCGACCTGGATGCCGGTTTTCTCTTCCCAGAGCCGCCATTGATCGACAAGTATCCCCTGGATCTCACCTTTGGCGCCATGGAACACGTACGGAGGATAGTTGTCGTCCATCACCACCCTGACGGAATGGGGTTGCGCAAAGTGAGCGCAGCAAGGCGTTGCTCCGGCAACGATGACGAGTAGGAATGCGAGCAGGGATACAAGGTGAAGGAGAAAGGACACTATCATGTGCCGCTCCAATAGCCTGAGAGTCGGAGAGGTTTCTCCTGTGGGGCAGCAGCTGAAAAAAATGCTGTGGGAATAGATTAGTTGCTTACAACATAATGTCAACTAACTTTGCATGGAAGCAGTTGATTCATGACGGCTCGGTTATGCCATCAAGCCTCAGCGCGAAGGTCAGGTCGAGCCCTGCAAGGGGATGGTTCCCATCGAGTGTGACCTGATTCTCGTCGACTTCGGTCACCAGCATGACCCGTTCCTGACCGCCGGCGAACTGGATGCCGAGTTTTTGCCCAACCCTGATCTCTTTTTCAGCGGGGAGGCGGGAGCGTTCGACCCTGATGATGTTCTCCTGCAGGCGGGGACCAAAGGCATCTGCGGCAGCGACAACGATATTGCGCACTTCGCCGGCTGCCATGCCGTCCACTGCCTGCTCCAGAGCGGGAAAGACCTGATTGGCACCAATGGTGAACGTGAGCGGCTCTTCGTCGGTGGTGCTGTCGAAGATCCTGCCGTTGGCGAGGGTGCCGACATACTGGACGGTTACAGTGCTGCCGATCCGGGCGCGCTGCATCTGTTCCTCCTGATTACGGGATGCGGGATATCCTGCACTGGAAACCCTGCAAAAAGCCGGCCCAGAACAGCGTCACCGATTGGCGTCATGTCCCTGCAGATTGTCGTGCTTTGATGTGAGGGGTCTGAGAAAGCTTCCGGAGCCTGACTTCGGGGTCTGTATGGTGTTCAGTTATTGCCTAAGTGGAAGAAGAACGAAGCTCCGGCATCGATGCGACCTTCAGCCCGGATTTCTCCGCCATGCCGCTCGATGATCCGTTTCACGGTGGCAAGGCCGATGCCGGTTCCGTCGTATTCCTGGCCGTGCAGCCTCTGGAATGGCTGGAAAAGCTTTTCAGCATATTTCATGTCAAAACCTGTCCCATTGTCCCGGACAAGGAACCATGATCTCCCGTCGATCTGGGTCCGGTCGAATGCTATCAGCGCGTCTTCCCTCTTGACCGTGTACTTCCACGCGTTGCCGAGCAGGTTCTGGAGAACGATTTCGAGGAGCCGCCTGTCGCCACGGGCACGCAGCCCTTCGGCAATCCGAATCGATACGGATCTCTCCGGATCGGACTCGGAAAGCATGGACAGGGCAGTCTGGGCAAGCCCGGAGAGATCGACCTCCTCAGCCACGATCTGTGCCCGGGCTACTCGGGAAAATTGGAGCAATGCATCGATGAGCCCTTCCATGCGGTGTGTGGCGCGGCAGATTCTCTGCACGTACGCCTGCCCTTCCTCGCTGAGGCTGGCAAAATTGTCCACAAGCAGGTTGCTGTAGCTGTTTATGTGTCGCAAGGGGGCGCGCAGGTCATGGGATACCGAGTAGCTGAAGGCTTCGAGTTCCTGGTTGGCGCGCTCCAGGGCGTTCCTCTGCGCCTGGAGATTCTCGTTCAAGACGGTCAGCTCATAGGTTGCCTCTTCGAGCGATGCCGTGCGCTCGGCCACCTTGGCCTCCAGGGTCTGGTTTAGAGCGACTATTTCCTGCTGGGCGCGAATGATGTCGCTGATGTCGCTGTAGCTGCCGCGGGTGCCGAGGTACTCCCCTTGCTCGTTGACAACCGGCCGGCATACGTGCTTGATCCAGCGGATTTCTCCGTTTTTGGCAACGATCCGGGCGTGGATCTCCTTGAAGTCGCCATGCTCGTTGTGGTGTTTCCGGTGTTCCTGCCAGATCCCGGCGTCTTCCGGATGCATGATCGTATCGAACAGACCTGGGTTTGCGGCGAATTCCGAGGCGTCATAGCCGGTGACCCGCTGCGCGGAGGGAGAGACATAGCGGAGGGTTTTGTCCGGCGTCATGAGGAAGGTAAAATCGCTGGCGAAATCGGTGACGGTCCGGTAGCGCTCCTCGCTTGCAGCCAGGAGTCGCATGGCAGTGCGCAAGCGCTCTTGCCAGATCCCTATCAGAAGACCGCTGCTCCCGCCGAAGAAGATCGGGACGACCAGTGCCCGCGGGGTAAAGGTTATCTCAACCCCCATGATCTTCTTCTGCAGCATGGAGAACAGGATCAGGGAAACCGCCCCAGCAACTGCCAGAGCACCTGTTCGAAGAATCTTGGCGTTTCCTTCGCGCATATCGCTCCCGATTGCAGCGTTTTGCTCACAATATCGGCAGGATGGGAGGAGAGATACCTGCATGAATGATACCCCTGGATGAACGGGTGTCAATGAGGATGCTGGGAGATATCTCCTACAGCATCCCGATATGGCAGCGGCCCGCCGGCGCAACCTGGAACTCCAACCGCGACAACAAAAGGGCGCCTCCCTGTGACGAGAAGCGCCCTTTCCTTTTCAGCCGTTGCCGTTCCCGGCTGTTGCGCTTACCGCATCATCTCGAAATGCCGGTCGTCGCAGGTGTTGTCGGTGATGTCGATGAACTTGTTGCAGATCTCGGTGACCATGTTGATCACCCCTTGGTAGCCGATGAGGGGTGAGCGGTGCAGGTTGACCCGGTCGAAGATCGGGAAGCCGAAACGGAAGAGCGGGATCCCGGCGTCACGAGAGATGAACTTGGCATGGGTGTCGCCGATGATGGCGTCCACCGGCTCGGTCATGACCAGGCTGCGCAAGTGCCAGAGGTCTTTCCCCATGTAGATCTTGCCCAGCTTGCCATACATGGATGCATCCAGGAGGGTCTGGATCTCCTTCTGCACCTTTTTGCTCCCTTTGCTGCAGAGGATGTGGCAGGGCATGGCCCCCATCTCCAGAAGGAAGGAGACATAGCCGATGAGCTGGTCAGGATCGCCGTAGAGGGCGAATTTCTTGCCGTGAATATACTGATGGGAGTCGGTCATGGCATCCACCGCCCGGCCACGTTCGCTCTTCAGGCTCTCGGGGACCGGCTTGCCGGAAAGCTCGGCGATCTTCATCAGGAAGGCATCGGTCTTGGCTATTCCCAGGGGCATGGGCAGGGCCACATGCTTGCCGGAGTAGTTGTCCTTTAGCCAGGAGAAGGTCTTGGCAGCGGAGAAGGGGCCGACACTGATGGTCGCCTTGCCGTTGATGGAGTCCGCAGCATCTTCCAGCTTGGTGCCGCCGGGATACATGCGGTAGGTGCCGTCCAGGGGCGAATCGAAGACGTCGGAGATGTCGCCGAGAATGGTGTAGGGGATGCCGAACTCGTCGAAGATCCGCTTGTACTCGCGGAAATTGCCGGTGTTGGCATCGAAGCCGGGGACGAGGTTGATCTTCCCGGTACAGCGCCCCTCCAGCTTCTTCCCTTCCGTCAGGGTCTGCAGGATGGAGAGCAGCATGGAATCGTAGCCGTGGACGTGGGAGCCGTTGAAGCTCGGGGTGTTGGCATAGGGGACCGGCATCCCTTCCGGGACGATCCCTTTGCCGCGGGCGTTCTTGATGAAGGCGGTGAGGTCGTCGCCAATGATCTCCGGCATGCAGGAGGTGAAGACCGGGATCATCTTCGGCTTGTAGAGGGCGATGGCGTTCTCCAGCCCCTCGTGCAGGTTGTTCTGGCCGCCGAACACGGCGCCGTCTTCGGTCATGGAGTCGGATACTGCCGGTGCCGGCTCGCGGAAGTGGCGGTTCAGGGTTGAGCGGTAGTAGGAGGCGCATCCCTGCGAGCCGTGTACGAACGGAAGTGACCCCTCGAAGGCATGGGCCACAAGCTCGGCGCCCAGCGGCTGGCAGGCGTGGGGAGGTGCTACTACCAGTGCCTCCCGTTTGAAATTCAGTTCTTTGTACTCTTCCGTGTTGATCCAGGCCGCGACCCGGTCCAGTTCTTCCTGGGTGGTCTCGGTGACCGGCTTGACTGCTAATCCTAAATTGTTAGCCATGGTGTATCTCCTCTCCGGGACTCATCCGTCCACGGTAGATTAATATGATTTGTTCACCACAGAGACACGGAGGCACGGAGAGAATCTAGAACCACAAAACATTTTGGGTTAAACAAAAACACCGTGTTGCCGTTCTCTGCTTTACTCCGTGTCTCCGTGGTGATTAGAACGGGCTTTTCACCAGATCCCACGTTGGGCTGTTGATCGCCATGTCGATGTCTCTGGCAAAGATCGGGAACCCTTTGTAGCCGTGGTAGGGGCCGGAGTAGTCCCAACTGTGCATCTGGCGGAAGGGGATTCCCATCTTCTGGAACAGGTACTTCTCCTTGATGCCGGAACCGACCAGGTCGGGCTTCAGCACGTGAGCGAACTGTTCCATCTCGAACTCGGAGGCGTCGTCATAGACCACGGTGGCATCGGGCATCTCCGATGCGGTTCGGTCATAGTCGTCCGTATGGGCGAACTCGTAACCGGAGCCGACGCAGATCATGCCCAGGTCCTCGTAGGCGCCGATGGTGTGGCGGGGGCGGAGACCACCCACGTAGAGCATGACCTTTTTCCCTTCCAGCCGGGCACGGTATTCTTCGATCACCGTCTGCATCTGCGGATCGTACTTGGCGATGACCGCTTCCACCTTCTCCTTGATGGAGTCGTCGAACAATTCAGCCAGCTTGCGCAGGCTCTGCTTGATCTTGGTGGGGCCGAAGAAGTTCAGTTCGATCCAGGGGATGCCGTACTTCTCTTCCATTACCTTGCACATGTAGTTCATGGAGCGGTAGCAGTGGATGACATTGAGCTTCACCTGGTGGGTGGCTGCGATCTTCTCCAGTTCGCCGTCACCGGTCCAGACCGCCTTGACGTTGAACCCGCACTCTTCCAGGAGCGGCTTGGTCGACCAGGCGTCGCCGCCGATGTTGTATTCGCCGATCAACGCGATGTCGTATGGTCCGATCGGCTCGGCAAACTCGCGTGTCTCGATGATGTAGTCGCGGATGGTGTCGTTACTGATGTGGTGCCCCAGGGACTGGGAAACCCCGCGGAACCCTTCGCAGTTGCAGGGGATAATCGGGAGGTCCAGTTCCTTGGCGCTCTGCTTGGCTACCGAGTTGATGTCGTCGCCGATGAGACCAACCGGGCATTCGGAAAGGATCGAGATTCCCTTGGCAAGGGGAAAAAGCTCCTTGGCCTCTCCCAAAAGCTGCTTCAGCTTCTTGTCGCCGCCGTAGACGATGTCCTTTTCCTGGAAGTCGGAGGTGAACTGCATGGCGAACTGGTCGACCCCCAGCCTGCCGGTGACCAGGTTGCGCCGGGTCCCCCAGGAGTACCAGCCGCACCCTACCGGGCCATGGGAGACGTGGACCATGTCGCGGATGGGGCCCCAGACGACCCCTTTGGCGCCGGCATAGGCGCAGCCGCGGGCGGACATGACGCCGGGCACCGTCTTCTTGTTGGATTTGACGCAGGCCGAGCCTGATGCCTGGTCGTTAGGGGCAAGGTGAGGGGTCCGTTTCTTCTTCCCTTTCTCGGGATAGGCATCCAGGACCTTGTCGATCATCTCCTGGGTCGACTCTTTGGTGATACCTTCTACAGTCGTTATTGACATATCTCTCTCCTGAGGAGCGTG
Coding sequences within:
- a CDS encoding PAS domain S-box protein, whose protein sequence is MIVSFLLHLVSLLAFLLVIVAGATPCCAHFAQPHSVRVVMDDNYPPYVFHGAKGEIQGILVDQWRLWEEKTGIQVELHAMNWAEAQQRMMEGEFDVIDTIFRNENREKIYDFTPPYAIIPVPLFFHADITGIRGVTDLQGFTVAAKAGGNVLSILRKNGITNIVEYPSYEKIIEAARAGKIKVFTVDRPPALYYLNKLGIQDRFRETAPMYSGELHRAVAKGNRELLQVVKDGFATITPAEYQAIERKWNGHAILETTPLKYLLLLGVVAMVIIVVLAFWNRALRRAVTSRTAELADRQKLLSTILDSSPAAIAITRLGDGTFLSVNATFEKLFGYSNSELIGNTSLSLDIYSPDDRERLVAPVREQGAARNIELALRCKDGTLMQTYTSAVPFIYEGQECMLNNVVDVTEKKAIERELALREEELRVIFDTSQAGILLVDPKGVITLANERMAVMFGYPLTELIGSHYPDHVHPAERDTGDSRMQMLISGEIDNVNTERRFVRKDGSDFWGYLSGRRHVDRDGTFISLVGVIADITERKQAETLLRESEDKFRSIFDHAIDGILIADIEQRKIIEANRTACLMLGYEHDELLGLNIEQMHPPEHLQETLDLFDRIVRKEVTSAEDVLVQRKDGSAFYADINAAHLIMGGQSCIAGTFRDTTERRKTREALLESENRYRSLIQQAAAWIWSTDDQIRHTYSNRYVEGLLGYQVEEFLAMNLFDLIHPDDHDSVRKVIARAKRNGNSWHGMLLRWRHRDGSWRYMESSGGPVFDASGRFSGLNGVDIDVTARINLQEERDKSQRLESLGVLAGGIAHDFNNILTGILGNVSFARMLIGEDHAAFLRLADCEKAAQRASELTRQLLTFSRGGEPVRKAVDTQQLITECLSFVLRGANVKGEVDFLPDTWWSDVDAGQMSQVINNLLINAKQAMPEGGTVTVKTENVVVHESDPLPVQAGRYIRVTIIDRGAGIPAELLPRIFDPYFTTKSQGSGLGLASVYSILKRHGGMVTASSKIGEGSAFTLLIPAVKAQTKEIPDNEPVIPSPTGHGKILVMDDEEMIRTLAVSMLKTLGYQAESCADGREAVARHAAALERGAPFDAILLDLTVPGGMGGKEAAQLIHARDPKVAMVVSSGYSSDTVIADYQDHGFSGAVIKPYTMQRMAAELARVLRKQGD
- a CDS encoding peptidylprolyl isomerase gives rise to the protein MQRARIGSTVTVQYVGTLANGRIFDSTTDEEPLTFTIGANQVFPALEQAVDGMAAGEVRNIVVAAADAFGPRLQENIIRVERSRLPAEKEIRVGQKLGIQFAGGQERVMLVTEVDENQVTLDGNHPLAGLDLTFALRLDGITEPS
- a CDS encoding PAS domain-containing protein, with protein sequence MQVSLLPSCRYCEQNAAIGSDMREGNAKILRTGALAVAGAVSLILFSMLQKKIMGVEITFTPRALVVPIFFGGSSGLLIGIWQERLRTAMRLLAASEERYRTVTDFASDFTFLMTPDKTLRYVSPSAQRVTGYDASEFAANPGLFDTIMHPEDAGIWQEHRKHHNEHGDFKEIHARIVAKNGEIRWIKHVCRPVVNEQGEYLGTRGSYSDISDIIRAQQEIVALNQTLEAKVAERTASLEEATYELTVLNENLQAQRNALERANQELEAFSYSVSHDLRAPLRHINSYSNLLVDNFASLSEEGQAYVQRICRATHRMEGLIDALLQFSRVARAQIVAEEVDLSGLAQTALSMLSESDPERSVSIRIAEGLRARGDRRLLEIVLQNLLGNAWKYTVKREDALIAFDRTQIDGRSWFLVRDNGTGFDMKYAEKLFQPFQRLHGQEYDGTGIGLATVKRIIERHGGEIRAEGRIDAGASFFFHLGNN
- the nifK gene encoding nitrogenase molybdenum-iron protein subunit beta, whose translation is MANNLGLAVKPVTETTQEELDRVAAWINTEEYKELNFKREALVVAPPHACQPLGAELVAHAFEGSLPFVHGSQGCASYYRSTLNRHFREPAPAVSDSMTEDGAVFGGQNNLHEGLENAIALYKPKMIPVFTSCMPEIIGDDLTAFIKNARGKGIVPEGMPVPYANTPSFNGSHVHGYDSMLLSILQTLTEGKKLEGRCTGKINLVPGFDANTGNFREYKRIFDEFGIPYTILGDISDVFDSPLDGTYRMYPGGTKLEDAADSINGKATISVGPFSAAKTFSWLKDNYSGKHVALPMPLGIAKTDAFLMKIAELSGKPVPESLKSERGRAVDAMTDSHQYIHGKKFALYGDPDQLIGYVSFLLEMGAMPCHILCSKGSKKVQKEIQTLLDASMYGKLGKIYMGKDLWHLRSLVMTEPVDAIIGDTHAKFISRDAGIPLFRFGFPIFDRVNLHRSPLIGYQGVINMVTEICNKFIDITDNTCDDRHFEMMR
- the nifD gene encoding nitrogenase molybdenum-iron protein alpha chain is translated as MSITTVEGITKESTQEMIDKVLDAYPEKGKKKRTPHLAPNDQASGSACVKSNKKTVPGVMSARGCAYAGAKGVVWGPIRDMVHVSHGPVGCGWYSWGTRRNLVTGRLGVDQFAMQFTSDFQEKDIVYGGDKKLKQLLGEAKELFPLAKGISILSECPVGLIGDDINSVAKQSAKELDLPIIPCNCEGFRGVSQSLGHHISNDTIRDYIIETREFAEPIGPYDIALIGEYNIGGDAWSTKPLLEECGFNVKAVWTGDGELEKIAATHQVKLNVIHCYRSMNYMCKVMEEKYGIPWIELNFFGPTKIKQSLRKLAELFDDSIKEKVEAVIAKYDPQMQTVIEEYRARLEGKKVMLYVGGLRPRHTIGAYEDLGMICVGSGYEFAHTDDYDRTASEMPDATVVYDDASEFEMEQFAHVLKPDLVGSGIKEKYLFQKMGIPFRQMHSWDYSGPYHGYKGFPIFARDIDMAINSPTWDLVKSPF